From Trichoderma atroviride chromosome 1, complete sequence, one genomic window encodes:
- a CDS encoding uncharacterized protein (TransMembrane:1 (i251-273o)~CAZy:GH17), whose protein sequence is MSTSMSTTRARRLLRLTTRATPATLQAKATMTARWPRGGMAGIAYGVAERNARESGMQAIHGGLPPPPSHARYPDGYGNGNSYGNGYGYGPGNGGYYHPGSERGSMGVSGVSGANSSRSPSRSARESRSARDPYADDHYPQMYAAGSRNSNPMLGIVNPNEIVDDGDDGLDYSRRSQRNSTLGADAAKGAAAVTTAAVGAGAIRSALGRSAKAAEGKGNGAGADAGGIFDNGSTEEKSAWMAQHSSQSKKWRWIISIIVVLLIIGGVVGGVVGSRVANKSGSKSGNGSGSSKGGSGSGSGSGDDDGSDLTINSQEIKDLLNNPDLHKVFPGIDYTPLNTQYPDCLANPPSQNNITRDVAVLSQLTNKIRLYGTDCNQTQMVLHSISALEMTSDIKVWMGVWQDNNATTNARQLAQMWDILDKYGDDPFEGIIVANEVLFRKQFTVASLGELLDDVRTNLTKNKYDLPVATSDLGDDWTQALADDSDYIMANVHPFFSGTTATEAADWTYSFWKGHDGPFWKTDTSKNIISETGWPTGGGKDCGGPSTCTNPAVAGIDELNTFMSDWVCQALENGTNYFWFEAFDEPWKVIYNTPTEAWEDKWGLMDANRKLKDGVKIPDCGGKTVS, encoded by the exons ATGAGCACGAGCATGAGTACGACGAGGGCCAGGCGCCTGCTCCGCCTCACCACCAGGGCGACGCCGGCTACTTTGCAGGCGAAGGCCACAATGACGG CGAGATGGCCGCGGGGGGGCATGGCGGGCATTGCCTACGGCGTGGCAGAGCGCAACGCGCGCGAGAGCGGCATGCAGGCGATTCACGGCGGcctccctcctccgccaTCCCACGCTCGATATCCCGACGGctacggcaacggcaacagCTACGGCAACGGCTACGGCTACGGGCCTGGCAACGGCGGCTACTACCACCCGGGCTCTGAGCGAGGCTCGATGGGCGTGTCGGGCGTGTCGGGCGCCAACAGCTCGCGCTCGCCTTCTCGCAGCGCCCGGGAGTCTCGCAGCGCACGAGACCCCTATGCCGACGATCACTATCCGCAGATGTATGCCGCGGGCTCTCGAAATAGCAATCCGATGCTCGGCATAGTCAATCCTAATGAGATTGtggacgacggcgacgacggtTTGGATTATTCTCGACGTAGCCAGCGGAATTCCACCCTCGGCGCTGATGCGGCAAAgggagcggcggcggtgacgacggcggcggtTGGGGCTGGAGCGATTCGAAGTGCATTGGGACGAAGTG CAAAAGCAGCCGAGGGCAAAGGCAATGGCGCAGGAGCTGACGCCGGCGGCATCTTTGACAACGGTAGCACCGAAGAAAAGTCGGCCTGGATGGCACAGCACTCCTCCCAGAGCAAGAAATGGCGCTggatcatctccatcatcgtcgtcctgctcatcatcggcggcgTCGTTGGCGGTGTCGTTGGAAGCCGCGTCGCCAACAAAAGCGGCAGCAAGTCTGGCAACGGCAGCGGAAGTTCCAAaggcggcagtggcagtggaAGCGGCAGtggagacgatgatggcagcgatCTCACCATCAACAGCCAAGAGATCAAGGATCTGCTCAACAACCCCGACCTGCACAAGGTCTTCCCCGGCATCGACTACACGCCGCTCAACACGCAGTATCCCGACTGCCTGGCCAACCCGCCCTCGCAGAACAACATCACGCGCGATGTGGCTGTCCTCAGCCAGCTGACCAACAAGATCCGCCTCTACGGCACCGACTGCAACCAGACGCAGATGGTGCTGCACTCCATCTCTGCCCTCGAGATGACGAGCGACATCAAGGTGTGGATGGGTGTCTGGCAGGATAACAACGCCACCACCAACGCCCGCCAGCTCGCGCAGATGTGGGACATCCTGGACAAGTACGGCGACGACCCCTTTGAGGGCATCATCGTTGCCAACGAAGTGCTCTTCCGCAAGCAGTTCACCGTGGCCAGCCTcggcgagctgctcgacgacGTGCGCACCAACCTCACCAAGAACAAGTATGATCTCCCAGTCGCTACCTCCGACCTGGGAGACGACTGGACTCAGGCGCTGGCCGACGACAGCGACTACATCATGGCCAACGTCCACCCGTTCTTTAGTGGAACAACGGCGACCGAGGCTGCTGACTGGACGTACAGCTTCTGGAAGGGCCACGACGGCCCCTTTTGGAAGACTGACACGTCCAAGAACATCATCTCCGAGACCGGCTGGCCTACGGGAGGTGGCAAGGACTGCGGCGGTCCCAGCACCTGCACGAACCCGGCCGTGGCTGGGATCGACGAGCTCAACACGTTTATGAGTGATTGGGTCTGCCAGGCGCTCGAGAACGGCACAAACTACTTTTGGTTTGAGGCCTTTGACGAGCCATGGAAGGTCATCTACAACACGCCCACCGAGGCGTGGGAGGACAAATGGGGCCTCATGGATGCCAACCGCAAGCTCAAGGATGGTGTCAAGATTCCCGACTGCGGTGGTAAGACGGTTTCgtga
- a CDS encoding uncharacterized protein (EggNog:ENOG41) yields MDYASIKDLMAEMARNAPEDDWVQVPSRKSARAKAVADPADAKAILSQPTIRPSSTIRPASKEAIAGRHFYTLRAYEETRECRVLRALMKVFKAELKDSRSSEDPIRKAICLGIGSFDPDNGSWITKEKAHMQFAAFSVIVEELQESCNKKIEVILQEPAFNASDIDFVTSLGHEVVESPAAFEAVDSKTFVFGIHLYRDIYAQVFNNREFPALFIGTGWDIWCDVSYRWTPEERDSLAFLEEMETTHKKFAFPEYRGKTVFYGTCIYWE; encoded by the exons ATGGATTACGCCTCGATTAAGGACCTCATGGCTGAGATGGCCCGCAATGCTCCCGAGGATGACTGGGTTCAGGTCCCCTCGCGCAAAAGTGCTCGTGCCAAGGCGGTCGCCGACCCTGCGGATGCTAAGGCCATCCTCTCGCAGCCGACCATCAGGCCCAGCTCTACTATCCGCCCTGCCAGCAAGGAGGCCATCGCCGGCCGGCACTTCTACACCCTCCGCGCCTACGAGGAGACTCGCGAGTGCCGCGTCCTCCGAGCCCTGATGAAGGTCTTCAAGGCCGAACTCAAAGACTCTCGCTCCTCCGAGGATCCTATCCGCAAGGCCATCTGCCTTGGCATCGGCTCCTTCGATCCTGACAACGGAAGCTGGATCACCAAGGAGAAAGCCCATATGCAGTTTGCCGCCTTTTCCGTCATTGTCGAGGAGCTTC AAGAGTCGTGCAACAAGAAGATCGAGGTCATCCTCCAGGAACCGGCATTCAACGCCTCCGACATTGACTTCGTCACCTCTTTGGGTCACGAGGTTGTTGAGTCTCCCGCCGCCTTTGAGGCCGTTGATTCCAAGacttttgtctttggcatcCACCTCTACCGCGACATCTACGCCCAGGTGTTCAACAATCGCGAATTCCCCGCCCTATTCATTGGAACCGGATGGGATATCTGGTGCGA TGTCAGCTACCGCTGGACCCcggaggagagagacagcCTCGCCTTcctcgaggagatggagaccACTCACAAGAAGTTTGCTTTCCCCGAGTACCGTGGCAAGACTGTCTTCTACGGCACCTGCATCTACTGGGAGTGA
- a CDS encoding uncharacterized protein (EggNog:ENOG41), producing MRDKTRHMLGDAVADKIGDVWGFGEGGELRNIFQRTGHPGFWIHGSSLALCRYYSKALSLQIKGLEEGLYKYGEK from the coding sequence ATGCGGGACAAGACGCGCCACATGCTGGGCGATGCCGTGGCGGACAAGATTGGCGATGTCTGGGGCtttggcgagggcggcgagcTGCGCAACATTTTCCAGCGGACGGGCCATCCGGGCTTTTGGATCCATGGTAGTAGTTTGGCGCTGTGCCGGTACTACTCGAAGGCGTTGTCGCTGCAGATTAAGGGGCTTGAGGAGggcttgtacaagtacggcGAGAAATAG
- a CDS encoding uncharacterized protein (EggNog:ENOG41) has translation MTAQLHAQIPTDNRTAFGSVNIPPVVFPNASAPPPDLDVSSTATTAVNALNEALSKADYSAAAKLFVDQGYWRDHLALTWEFRTVQGTQGITGLLQDSSKSKDGFRLKEVTIDASSAGRAPKVAALDGEGEVPGIQFFINFTTVVGSGKGVARLVNDNGTWKFFSIYTALDEIDGHPELLGERRPKGVKHGQKRGPQNWAETRSQEMAYQGEAQPAVIIIGAGQAGLTAAARLKAIGVNALIIEENGRVGDNWRKRYHNLVLHDTVWYQHLPYIPFPPQWPIFTPKDKLATFFEAYATLLELNVWTRTKLGDVKWEDATNSWSVTVQREKEDGTTETRTFHPHHIIQATGLSGFKFVPKLEGMENFKGDRLCHSSDFPGSTPNSTGKKAVIVGCCTSAHDIAQDYVENGYDVTLVQRSSTFVASSKSVSDILLRDFTEGGPPLGGSRLALPQPAHGGAQGPAHVFCQETDRARPRNARGLA, from the exons ATGACGGCTCAACTCCACGCGCAGATCCCCACCGATAACCGCACAGCTTTTGGGTCGGTCAACATTCCTCCCGTTGTGTTCCCCAATGCATCTGCTCCGCCTCCAGATTTGGATGTGAGCAGCACCGCTACCACCGCAGTCAATGCGCTCAACGAAGCGCTGAGCAAGGCCGACTATTCGGCtgccgccaagctctttgTCGACCAAGGCTATTGGAGAGACCACCTGGCTCTGACCTGGGAATTCCGCACGGTGCAAGGAACCCAGGGCATCACCGGCCTCTTGCAGGACAGCTCCAAGTCGAAGGATGGATTTCGCTTGAAGGAGGTTACAATAGATGCGAGCTCGGCGGGGCGAGCACCCAAAGTGGCTGCTCTTGACGGTGAAGGCGAGGTTCCGGGAATCCAGTTCTTTATCAATTTCACGACTGTGGTTGGATCTGGAAAGGGTGTCGCCAGACTGGTGAATGACAATGGCACCTGGAAATTCTTCTCAATATACACGGCCCTCGACGAAATCGACGGCCACCCAGAGCTGCTCGGTGAAAGACGACCCAAGGGAGTCAAGCATGGACAGAAGCGAGGCCCTCAGAACTGGGCCGAAACGAGGTCACAGGAGATGGCATATCAGGGCGAGGCCCAGCCAGCTGTAATCATTATCG GCGCTGGACAAGCTGGATTGACAGCGGCAGCTAGGCTAAAGGCGATTGGCGTCAATGCCCTGATCATTGAGGAAAACGGCCGCGTAGGAGACAACTGGCGAAAGCGCTACCACAACCTCGTGCTCCACGACACGGTTTGGTACCAGCACCTGCCGTACATTCCCTTCCCGCCGCAGTGGCCCATCTTTACTCCCAAAGACAAGCTGGCCACCTTTTTCGAGGCCTACGCAACACTGCTCGAGCTGAATGTCTGGACAAGGACGAAGCTCGGAGACGTCAAGTGGGAGGATGCTACAAACAGCTGGTCCGTCACGGTGCAGcgagaaaaggaagacggCACAACAGAGACACGAACTTTCCACCCGCATCACATTATCCAAGCAACTGGCCTCTCGGGATTCAAATTTGTGCCGAAGCTGGAGGGAATGGAAAACTTCAAGGGAGACCGTCTGTGCCACTCTTCAGACTTCCCCGGATCGACGCCCAATAGCACCGGCAAGAAGGCCGTCATCGTGGGCTGCTGCACTTCGGCCCACGACATTGCCCAGGACTACGTGGAAAACGGCTACGACGTGACGCTGGTCCAGAGATCAAGCACCTTTGTCGCCTCGTCTAAGTCCGTCAGCGACATCCTCTTGCGGGACTTTACAGAAGGCGGCCCCCCCCTTGGAGGATCTAGACTTGCTCTTCCACAGCCAGCCCACGGCGGTGCTCAAGGCCCTGCACACGTCTTCTGCCAAGAAACAGACCGAGCACGACCGAGAAACGCTCGAGGGCTTGCGTAA
- a CDS encoding uncharacterized protein (CAZy:GT20), whose translation MSVNPLGINVSKITSLAFSESVDKKYKELRKLFEGTKVVIGCDPMDRMGGVHKKLEAFQCFLERHPEWQGKVVLLQVTGPAILEDDDGESIAYARKVNELVDLINQDYGSLEYAPVQLHNQKLSQDEYFALLRRGDVAINTCVREGMSTTSLEYIACQRDSHGPLIISEFSGTASNLKEAVQINPWDIVQVADQINNALTMTPERRSRMHKALYRRVVGDNVELCVNGMISRLKKVLAA comes from the coding sequence ATGAGCGTTAATCCGCTGGGAATCAACGTCTCCAAAATCACTTCCCTGGCTTTCTCAGAATCGGTTGACAAAAAGTACAaggagctgcgcaagctgtTCGAGGGAACAAAGGTTGTCATTGGCTGCGACCCAATGGACCGCATGGGGGGCGTCCACAAGAAGCTTGAAGCATTCCAATGCTTCTTGGAGCGCCATCCAGAGTGGCAAGGGAAAGTTGTCTTGCTGCAAGTCACGGGCCCTGCGATactggaagacgacgacggtgaAAGCATTGCATACGCCCGCAAGGTCAACGAGCTCGTCGACTTGATCAACCAAGACTACGGCTCGCTGGAATATGCTCCAGTCCAGCTACACAACCAGAAGCTCTCGCAAGATGAGTATTTTGCCCTCTTGCGGCGTGGAGACGTCGCCATCAACACATGCGTGCGAGAAGGCATGAGCACCACGAGCCTGGAGTACATTGCCTGCCAGCGAGACAGCCACGGGCCGCTCATCATCTCCGAGTTCAGCGGAACGGCGAGCAACTTAAAAGAGGCGGTTCAGATCAATCCATGGGACATTGTACAGGTGGCGGATCAGATCAACAATGCGTTGACTATGACGCCAGAGAGACGGAGTCGGATGCACAAGGCGCTGTATAGGCGTGTTGTTGGGGACAATGTGGAGCTTTGCGTCAATGGCATGATTTCACGGCTGAAGAAGGTGTTGGCAGCGTGA